From Candidatus Paceibacterota bacterium, a single genomic window includes:
- the rplK gene encoding 50S ribosomal protein L11 has product MAKKITKKIKLQIAAGKATPAPPLGPALGQAGVNIGDFVNKFNDATKANVGEKVSVVVRVYEDRTFDFVVKTPPATGLILSAAGVEKGSGKQAVTKAGKITKQQLREIAEKKMSDLTANDIEAAMKIIEGSARSAGIEVK; this is encoded by the coding sequence ATGGCAAAAAAAATAACAAAAAAAATAAAGTTACAAATTGCAGCTGGTAAAGCAACCCCAGCGCCACCACTTGGACCCGCCTTGGGACAGGCTGGAGTTAATATTGGAGATTTCGTTAATAAATTTAACGACGCAACCAAAGCAAACGTAGGAGAAAAAGTTTCAGTTGTCGTACGTGTTTACGAAGACCGAACATTCGATTTCGTTGTTAAGACTCCTCCTGCAACAGGACTTATCTTAAGCGCAGCTGGTGTTGAAAAAGGTTCCGGCAAGCAGGCAGTAACAAAAGCTGGAAAGATTACAAAACAGCAATTGCGTGAAATCGCCGAGAAAAAGATGTCAGATTTGACTGCAAACGATATCGAGGCAGCAATGAAGATAATCGAAGGTTCAGCACGTTCTGCTGGAATCGAAGTTAAGTAA
- a CDS encoding 2'-deoxycytidine 5'-triphosphate deaminase, giving the protein MNKAQGALPRQKIREMIDSGMITSVTREELINPASLDLTLSEEAFRVTGVFLPRPGEKVRDLISHLNVSVHDLSNPMECGVLYLVRLEQYFHLPTMVYSYCNPKSTTGRNDLHVRVMADGVPSFDAMAPGGFCGEAWVLITPKSFPVILPAGEAVCQARFFFSDTRLSEFELQNQFARHQLLYHLDGRPYEYSEMQVRYNDGSIVLTLDLSQEVVGYVCRGSGSILDFSKGKASHDSADFFEPIYRPKNGYLHLRQGSFLILSTAEAIHVPPEFACEMRDMDSRNGDFRAHYAGYIDCGWGHGKDGEGKGRPLTLEVRPFEDLFVRHGQPIARIRFEQMAEMPDQHYDSKPVSNYTVQSGPKLSKHFK; this is encoded by the coding sequence ATGAATAAGGCTCAAGGCGCGCTTCCGCGCCAAAAGATTCGCGAAATGATTGATTCCGGGATGATCACCTCTGTCACGAGAGAAGAGTTGATAAACCCAGCGTCACTTGATTTAACGCTGTCCGAAGAGGCGTTCAGGGTGACTGGTGTTTTTTTGCCGAGGCCAGGAGAAAAAGTTCGTGACCTGATAAGTCATCTGAATGTTTCGGTTCACGATCTTTCTAACCCAATGGAATGCGGAGTCTTATATCTTGTCCGCCTTGAACAGTATTTTCATTTGCCGACAATGGTCTACTCGTACTGCAACCCAAAGTCGACCACCGGCAGAAACGACCTGCATGTCAGGGTCATGGCCGATGGGGTTCCAAGTTTTGACGCAATGGCACCAGGTGGTTTTTGTGGTGAAGCCTGGGTACTCATCACTCCGAAATCTTTCCCGGTGATTCTTCCGGCGGGGGAGGCGGTTTGTCAGGCGCGTTTCTTTTTTTCCGACACACGCCTTTCGGAGTTTGAGCTCCAGAATCAGTTTGCGAGGCATCAGCTACTTTATCATTTGGACGGCCGGCCGTATGAGTATAGCGAGATGCAAGTTCGCTACAACGACGGCTCAATCGTTCTAACACTCGATCTTTCCCAAGAAGTTGTTGGGTACGTGTGTCGTGGGTCAGGCAGTATTCTCGATTTCTCGAAAGGGAAAGCCTCGCATGATTCGGCAGATTTTTTTGAGCCAATTTATAGGCCAAAAAACGGCTATCTGCATTTGCGGCAGGGGTCTTTTCTTATCCTCTCAACCGCAGAGGCAATACACGTTCCGCCAGAGTTTGCTTGCGAAATGCGCGACATGGATTCACGAAACGGTGATTTCCGTGCGCACTACGCGGGGTACATCGATTGCGGATGGGGGCACGGAAAAGATGGCGAAGGAAAAGGGCGACCGCTTACTTTGGAAGTTCGTCCGTTTGAAGACCTCTTCGTTCGGCACGGACAACCGATAGCCAGAATCCGTTTCGAGCAAATGGCAGAAATGCCCGACCAGCATTACGACAGCAAGCCGGTTTCAAATTACACAGTGCAGTCTGGGCCTAAACTCTCCAAGCACTTTAAATAA
- the thyX gene encoding FAD-dependent thymidylate synthase, with amino-acid sequence MAKSFDEISVRVLASTKVDREAVRAWLDEMGADEFEIPTEDAVSEPALLVALAAKQCYMAFQPGLNPNVNKVRKDMVEYLDNVLAQRHGSVLEHCVFTFGINGCSRVFTGEMNRHRAGVGISERSMRYIRYTNVRFWMPECFRDESEDTEKLLRKKLLSRELLTKAFEGDEEMMATFADIWKEELSPESTFHAKKVLTSAFRRGIGMGIATGGVWSLNLRALRHVIALRTDAGAEEEIVHVFKKVGKIMIAQVPELFGDFKEVDGSLVPEYWKV; translated from the coding sequence ATGGCAAAGAGTTTTGATGAGATTTCAGTCCGCGTTCTCGCGAGCACCAAGGTTGACCGTGAAGCGGTTCGTGCATGGCTTGACGAGATGGGGGCCGATGAATTTGAAATCCCCACCGAAGATGCCGTTTCTGAGCCGGCGCTTCTTGTGGCACTTGCCGCTAAGCAATGCTACATGGCTTTCCAGCCCGGGCTCAACCCGAACGTCAACAAGGTTCGCAAGGATATGGTCGAGTATCTCGACAACGTTCTTGCGCAACGGCACGGATCTGTACTTGAGCACTGTGTTTTCACTTTCGGTATCAACGGCTGTTCCAGGGTTTTCACTGGCGAGATGAATCGCCATCGCGCCGGTGTCGGTATTTCGGAACGGAGCATGCGATACATCCGTTATACCAACGTCCGTTTTTGGATGCCCGAGTGTTTTCGCGATGAGTCGGAAGACACGGAGAAGCTCCTTCGCAAGAAGCTGCTGAGCCGCGAGCTTCTCACCAAGGCTTTCGAGGGCGACGAGGAGATGATGGCAACGTTCGCCGACATCTGGAAGGAAGAGTTGTCGCCCGAGAGTACGTTCCATGCGAAGAAGGTTCTCACCTCGGCGTTTCGGCGTGGTATTGGCATGGGGATTGCCACTGGCGGTGTTTGGTCGCTTAACTTGCGCGCCCTTCGGCACGTGATCGCTTTGCGTACCGATGCTGGCGCCGAAGAAGAGATCGTCCACGTCTTCAAGAAAGTGGGCAAGATCATGATCGCCCAGGTGCCGGAACTCTTCGGTGACTTCAAGGAAGTTGATGGGTCTCTCGTTCCGGAATACTGGAAGGTGTGA